From one Lolium rigidum isolate FL_2022 chromosome 4, APGP_CSIRO_Lrig_0.1, whole genome shotgun sequence genomic stretch:
- the LOC124648351 gene encoding mitogen-activated protein kinase kinase kinase 17-like, with amino-acid sequence MAPSKQWTRVRTLGHGASGAEVFLAADDASGELFAVKSACASGAAALRREQAVMVGLRSPRVVSCIGGRAGRDGSYQLFLEFAPGGSLADEVAKGGGLNEPTVRAYAADVATGLAYLHGESIVHGDVKARNVVIGADGRAKLADFGCARKTFSSSPIIGGTPAFMAPEVARGEEQGPAADVWALGCTVLEMATARAPWSGMDGDAIAALHRIGYTNAVPEVPQWLSAEAKDFLAGCLVRQAGDRCTVAQLLEHPFLASATSVDTKLEDVKTKWVSPKSTLDAAFWQSESDTDDELAASQSSAERIKALACPTSALPDWDADDGWIDVLCVATTEGSDSNAVAVPAEETAGLDDALAKSEEATAESAGVLDIFVGSTCSSNVGESCDDSVVPTVHQPLQISFRHELVPCKLFCDGSTNAIDQVLAQTSLLALLLCFSAHSTSSSLHCDTFD; translated from the coding sequence ATGGCTCCGAGCAAGCAATGGACGCGGGTGCGCACGCTCGGCCACGGCGCGTCGGGCGCGGAGGTCTTCCTGGCGGCGGACGACGCGTCGGGCGAGCTGTTCGCGGTCAAGTCGGCGTGCGCGTCCGGCGCCGCGGCGCTGAGGCGGGAGCAGGCGGTGATGGTCGGCCTCCGCTCACCGCGCGTCGTCTCTTGCATCGGCGGCCGCGCCGGCCGCGACGGGTCGTACCAGCTCTTCCTCGAGTTCGCCCCTGGCGGCTCCTTGGCCGACGAGGTGGCGAAGGGCGGCGGCCTCAATGAACCCACCGTCCGGGCATACGCCGCGGACGTGGCAACAGGGCTCGCGTACCTCCACGGGGAGTCTATTGTGCACGGCGACGTAAAGGCGAGGAACGTCGTGATCGGCGCCGACGGCCGTGCCAAGCTCGCGGACTTCGGTTGCGCGAGGAAGACGTTCTCCAGCAGCCCGATCATCGGCGGCACGCCAGCGTTCATGGCGCCGGAGGTGGCGCGCGGGGAGGAGCAGGGCCCGGCGGCCGACGTCTGGGCGCTCGGCTGCACGGTCCTCGAGATGGCCACCGCCCGTGCGCCGTGGAGCGGCATGGACGGCGACGCGATCGCGGCGCTGCACCGGATTGGTTACACGAATGCCGTGCCCGAGGTGCCCCAGTGGCTGTCTGCTGAAGCCAAGGATTTCTTGGCCGGGTGCCTGGTCAGGCAGGCCGGTGACAGGTGCACGGTTGCGCAGCTGCTGGAGCACCCGTTCCTGGCCTCCGCCACCAGCGTCGACACGAAGCTTGAAGATGTGAAGACCAAGTGGGTGTCGCCAAAGAGCACGCTCGACGCGGCGTTCTGGCAGTCCGAGTCCGACaccgacgacgagctggcagcgtcGCAAAGCTCGGCGGAGAGGATCAAGGCATTGGCCTGCCCCACCTCGGCGCTCCCGGACTGGGATGCCGACGACGGCTGGATCGACGTGCTCTGTGTAGCAACAACCGAAGGGTCAGACTCCAACGCAGTTGCAGTGCCGGCCGAGGAGACGGCTGGCCTGGACGACGCATTGGCAAAAAGCGAAGAAGCAACAGCAGAGTCCGCCGGAGTTCTCGACATTTTCGTTGGCAGCACCTGTAGCAGCAATGTAGGAGAATCGTGTGATGATTCAGTCGTGCCCACTGTGCATCAGCCTTTACAAATTTCATTTCGGCATGAATTGGTTCCATGTAAACTATTTTGCGACGGAAGCACTAATGCAATTGATCAAGTTCTTGCACAAACGTCCCTCTTGGCACTGCTGCTCTGTTTCTCTGCTCATAGTACTTCATCTTCACTCCATTGCGACACGTTCGATTAG
- the LOC124648352 gene encoding mitogen-activated protein kinase kinase kinase 17-like has product MAMAVSKQWTRVRTLGHGASGAEVFLAADDVSGELFAVKSVCTSGAAALMREQAMMAGLRSPRVVSCIGGRAGRDGSYQVFLEFAPGGSLADEVAKSGGLNEPTVRAYAADVARGLAYLHGEAMVHGDVKAMNVVIGADGRAKLADFGCSRKSSPGGKMIGGTPAFMAPEVARGEEQGSPADVWALGCTVLEMATGRAPWSGMDGAALAAMHRIAYTDAVPEVPQWLSAEAKDFLAGCFIRRASDRCTAAQLLEHPFLASAVADAKLKTVEGKWVSPKSTLDAALWETDSDSEEADDDELSHSTAERIKALACPAWALPDWDSNEGWIDVLSAAPTETQDAVAVPAEEATDLADAITSVRPTVEPEASDSDTVAVPAMEKTDLHSTITREEASGGAETVVPCIYAHRHQSLEDLDCQELLLLCFSVHIASVHKTRALYCTFVSLFILLLLPCIATRSISKFSGKNDRFVQVITTITPRRVVVTMMESKS; this is encoded by the coding sequence ATGGCGATGGCCGTGAGCAAGCAATGGACGCGGGTGCGCACGCTCGGCCACGGAGCGTCGGGCGCGGAGGTCTTCCTGGCGGCGGACGACGTTTCGGGCGAGCTCTTCGCGGTCAAGTCCGTGTGCACGTCCGGCGCCGCGGCTCTGATGAGGGAGCAGGCGATGATGGCCGGCCTGCGCTCCCCGCGCGTCGTCTCCTGCATCGGCGGCCGCGCCGGACGCGACGGGTCGTACCAAGTCTTCCTTGAATTTGCCCCCGGCGGCTCGCTCGCCGACGAGGTGGCCAAGAGCGGTGGCCTTAATGAGCCCACCGTCCGGGCCTATGCCGCGGACGTTGCCAGAGGCCTGGCCTACCTCCATGGCGAGGCCATGGTGCACGGGGACGTCAAGGCGATGAACGTCGTGATCGGCGCCGACGGTCGCGCCAAGCTCGCTGATTTCGGCTGCTCGAGGAAGTCCTCCCCTGGGGGAAAGATGATCGGTGGCACGCCAGCGTTCATGGCACCGGAGGTGGCGCGCGGGGAGGAGCAAGGCTCACCAGCCGACGTCTGGGCGCTCGGCTGCACGGTCCTCGAGATGGCTACCGGACGCGCCCCCTGGAGCGGCATGGACGGAGCCGCGCTCGCCGCGATGCACCGGATCGCGTACACCGATGCTGTGCCCGAGGTGCCCCAGTGGCTGTCTGCCGAAGCCAAGGATTTTCTGGCCGGCTGCTTCATCAGGCGCGCGAGTGACCGGTGCACGGCGGCGCAGCTGCTGGAGCACCCGTTCTTGGCCTCCGCTGTCGCCGACGCGAAGCTAAAAACCGTGGAGGGCAAATGGGTGTCGCCGAAGAGCACCCTGGACGCGGCATTGTGGGAGACGGACTCCGACAGCGAGGAGGCCGACGACGACGAGCTGTCGCACAGCACGGCGGAGAGGATCAAGGCGTTGGCTTGCCCTGCCTGGGCGCTCCCGGACTGGGATTCGAACGAGGGCTGGATCGACGTGCTCTCCGCAGCACCAACCGAAACACAAGATGCAGTTGCCGTGCCGGCCGAGGAAGCGACTGATCTGGCCGATGCAATCACGAGCGTACGCCCAACTGTCGAGCCCGAAGCATCCGACTCCGACACAGTAGCCGTGCCAGCCATGGAGAAGACTGACCTGCACAGCACAATCACTCGCGAAGAAGCAAGCGGTGGCGCAGAGACCGTCGTTCCCTGTATCTATGCTCATAGGCATCAGTCTTTGGAAGATTTAGATTGCCAAGAATTACTACTCCTTTGTTTCTCTGTCCATATTGCTTCTGTGCACAAAACACGAGCTCTGTACTGCACCTTTGTTTCTCTGTTCATATTGCTTCTGCTACCCTGCATTGCGACACGTTCGATAAGTAAGTTCAGTGGAAAAAACGACAGGTTCGTTCAGGTAATAACCACGATAACGCCACGTCGTGTGGTCGTGACTATGATGGAGAGTAAATCCTGA